One uncultured Pseudodesulfovibrio sp. genomic window carries:
- a CDS encoding DnaJ C-terminal domain-containing protein: MEYRDYYKLLGVSRSASKEEIGKAFKKLARKYHPDLNPNDKDAESKFKEINEAYEVLKDEKKRKLYDQFGSNWEHGQNFQPPPGYENMNFGGGGGGFGGGAGFSDFFETIFGGGGGGFRGGFQSGGFSQGDFGGGYQRRPRRGADSEASYELTLEEAYQGGKKSITLQEQTSGPDGIPRMTTKTLEVTVPAGIKDGQKIRLAGQGNPGLNGGAKGDLYLKIRLMPHHMFKVSESDVVLDLPLSPWEAALGTTARIPTLDGAVEMKIPPGIGSGKKLRIKGRGLGAGAKKGDQYVRIMIQVPERLSAEERDLFEQLQKVSEFKPRSF; encoded by the coding sequence GCTCCGCATCCAAGGAAGAGATCGGAAAGGCTTTCAAGAAGCTGGCCCGGAAGTATCATCCCGACCTCAATCCCAACGACAAGGACGCGGAGAGCAAGTTCAAGGAGATCAACGAGGCCTACGAAGTCCTCAAGGACGAGAAGAAGCGCAAGCTCTATGACCAGTTCGGCTCCAACTGGGAGCATGGCCAGAACTTTCAGCCGCCGCCGGGCTACGAGAACATGAACTTCGGTGGCGGAGGAGGCGGCTTCGGTGGTGGAGCGGGCTTCTCGGACTTTTTCGAGACCATCTTCGGCGGAGGTGGCGGCGGTTTTCGCGGCGGCTTCCAGTCCGGCGGGTTCTCGCAGGGCGACTTCGGCGGCGGCTACCAACGGCGTCCCCGTCGTGGCGCGGACTCCGAGGCGTCCTATGAACTGACCCTGGAAGAGGCCTATCAGGGCGGCAAGAAGTCCATCACCCTGCAGGAGCAGACCAGCGGCCCGGACGGTATTCCGCGCATGACCACCAAGACTCTGGAGGTCACGGTTCCCGCCGGCATCAAGGACGGCCAGAAGATCCGCTTGGCGGGCCAGGGCAATCCCGGCCTGAACGGCGGGGCCAAGGGCGACCTGTACCTGAAGATCCGGCTCATGCCGCACCATATGTTCAAGGTGTCCGAATCGGATGTGGTCCTCGATCTGCCGCTGTCTCCGTGGGAAGCGGCGCTCGGCACCACGGCTCGCATCCCCACCCTGGACGGGGCTGTCGAGATGAAGATTCCGCCGGGTATCGGCTCGGGCAAGAAGCTGCGCATAAAGGGGCGCGGCCTCGGAGCCGGAGCCAAGAAGGGCGACCAGTACGTCCGCATCATGATCCAGGTGCCGGAACGGCTCTCGGCTGAGGAGCGCGACCTGTTCGAACAACTGCAGAAGGTCTCGG